Proteins encoded by one window of Scatophagus argus isolate fScaArg1 chromosome 8, fScaArg1.pri, whole genome shotgun sequence:
- the zgc:113363 gene encoding myoD family inhibitor — translation MDVTSHCSGCDITESGANQKQIQCECALSQTAANGTLPHHNTEEAPPPLSDRSEDGDSGDDSLMDSSSTNDVSRLLPTQPASALRKQKGVDSSSMSPPPPVCTPPPSSVTSPPPPLPSSQTSICATHGCSLPHHHHRRHQHGTNPKRLSSTRSDASLKTDAAHIKEVAGDDCCVHCLLACLFCEVLSMCSALGECLACGVGGVGCCDAAVSCSCCMEAACTEEACQAVLDCGILEGCCGSSDCLEICLECCSICFPT, via the exons ATGGATGTGACATCACACTGCAGtggctgtgacatcacagagagtggagccaatcagaaacaaatCCAATGCGAATGTGCTTTGAGCCAGACAGCAGCCAATGGGACGCTCCCACATCACAACACAG aggaggcccctcctcctctctctgataGGTCAGAGGACGGTGACAGTGGGGACGACTCTTTAATGGACAGCTCCTCCACCAATGACGTCTCTCGGCTCCTGCCCACCCAGCCAGCTTCTGCGCTCCGGAAACAGAAAG gtgtgGACAGCTCATCAATGTCTCCTCCGCCTCCTGTCTGTactcctccaccttcctctgtcacctcccctcctcctcctcttccttcatcCCAGACGTCCATCTGTGCCACACACGGCTGCAGCcttcctcatcatcaccatcGTCGTCATCAGCACGGCACCAATCCGAAGCGTCTCTCCTCGACAAGAAGCGACGCCTCCTTGAAGACAGACGCTGCCCACATTAAGGAGGTCGCTGGAGATG ACTGTTGTGTTCACTGTCTCCTGGCCTGTCTGTTCTGCGAGGTTCTGTCCATGTGTTCGGCTCTGGGGGAGTGTCTGGCGTGTGGAGTGGGCGGAGTTGGTTGCTGCGATGCTGCAGTTAGCTGCAGCTGTTGCATGGAGGCAGCCTGCACAGAGGAGGCGTGTCAGGCCGTGTTGGATTGTGGGATACTGGAGGGCTGCTGTGGCTCGTCAGACTGTTTGGAGATCTGTCTGGAGTGCTGCTCCATCTGCTTCCCAACAtag
- the cxxc1a gene encoding CXXC-type zinc finger protein 1a isoform X1: MSEEAVGAERGPEEEEEEEEEGGGGGGEVAMETPSGPVYCICRRPDINCFMIGCDSCTEWFHGNCIGVSEKAAKAIRVWFCPSCRDRDPSLEVKYRPKKTKEKESEPEREDRSSTPQPRTDRRRGSQIKRSARMCGECDACLRTEDCAQCDFCKDMKKFGGPNKIRQKCRLRQCEVRARKMLRVKDEEISNSSNRGRSLTRKGAGHQTEEEEEEDEEEEAFSESELELYEQYKAAGYRDLVWRSEDEDAHLDSLRKKAVKVKHVKRREKKPEKKKSVSAPKEEVKPRRHKAKQRHRERVRHSERGGEGGVKEVGGTLRQCLGPGCVQPARANSKYCSEDCGMKLAANRIYEILPQRIQQWQQSPCVAEEMGRRQLERIRKEQQAARLRLTLMEKRFHELEGIIANAKQQQVQHHEEVTEGEGDDTDLQIFCVSCSHPVNPKVALRHMERCYAKYESQTSFGSMYPTRIEGATRLFCDVYNPQSKTYCKRLQVLCPEHSRDPKVPADEVCGCPLVKDVFEPTGEFCRVSKRKCNKHYCWEKLRRAEVDLERVRVWYKLDELFEQERNLRMAMTNRAGLLALMLHQTIQHDPITTDLRSAKDR; the protein is encoded by the exons ATG tctgaGGAGGCAGTAGGAGCAGAGCGAGGCccggaggaggaagaggaggaagaggaggagggagggggaggaggaggagaggttgccatggaaactCCCAGCGGTCCTGTGTACTGCATCTGCAGGAGACCAGACATCAACTGCTTCATGAT agggtGCGACAGCTGTACCGAGTGGTTTCATGGAAACTGCATTGGAGTTTCAGAAAAAGCAGCCAAAGCCATCAGAGTGTGGTTCTGTCCGTCCTGCAGAG ACAGAGACCCGTCTCTGGAGGTCAAATATCGTCCAAAGAAGACCAAGGAGAAGGAGTCGGAGccagagagggaggacaggagcTCCACCCCCCAACCGAGGACTGACAGGAGGCGGGGCTCACAG ATTAAGCGTTCGGCCAGGATGTGTGGCGAGTGCGACGCCTGCCTGAGGACGGAGGACTGCGCTCAGTGCGACTTCTGTAAAGACATGAAGAAGTTCGGAGGTCCAAATAAAATCCGCCAGAAGTGTCGACTGAGGCAGTGTGAGGTCCGAGCCCGG AAGATGCTTCGCGTCAAAGACGAGGAGATCAGTAACAGCAGCAATAGGGGGCGGAGCTTAACAAGGAAGGGGGCGGGGCatcagacagaggaggaggaggaggaggatgaagaagaggaggcgtTCAGTGAGAGCGAGCTGGAGCTTTATGAGCAATATAAAGCTGCGGGATACAGAGACCTG GTGTGGCGCAGCGAGGATGAGGACGCTCATTTGGACTCTCTGAGGAAGAAAGCCGTGAAGGTGAAGCACGTCAAGAGACGAGAGAAGAAGCCGGAGAAGAAG AAGTCCGTCTCCGCTCCTAAGGAGGAGGTGAAGCCTCGACGTCACAAAGCGAAGCAGCGTCACAGGGAGCGCGTGCGGCACAGCGAGCGAGGAGGAGAGGGCGGAGTTAAGGAGGTGGGCGGTACTCTGAGACAGTGTCTGGGACCAGGATGTGTCCAGCCGGCGAGGGCCAACTCCAAATACTGCTCCGAGGACTGTGGCATGAAGCTTGCAGCCAA TCGTATCTATGAGATCCTCCCTCAGAGGATccagcagtggcagcagagTCCGTGTGTTGCTGAGGAGATGGGGCGGAGACAGCTGGAGCGAATCAGAAAGGAGCAGCAGGCAGCGAGGCTCCGCCTAACGCTGATGGAGAAACGTTTCCACGAACTTGAAGGCATCATAGCCAAcgccaaacagcagcaggtccaACACCACGAAGAG GTGACTGAAGGTGAAGGTGATGACACAGACCTTCAGATcttctgtgtttcctgcagTCATCCTGTTAACCCGAAGGTGGCGCTGAGACACATGGAGAGATGCTACGCTAAG TACGAGAGTCAGACATCGTTTGGTTCCATGTACCCGACTCGTATCGAGGG ggCGACCCGGTTGTTCTGTGACGTGTACAACCCTCAGAGTAAGACGTACTGCAAGCGGCTGCAGGTTCTGTGTCCAGAACACTCCAGAGACCCGAAG GTCCCGGCAGACGAGGTGTGTGGTTGTCCTCTGGTTAAGGACGTGTTTGAGCCCACAGGAGAGTTTTGTCGAGTCTCAAAGAGGAAGTGTAACAAACACTACTGCTGGGAGAAACTTCGCCGCGCTGAGGTCGACCTGGAGAGAGTCCGAGTG tggtaCAAGCTGGACGAGCTGTTTGAACAGGAGAGGAATCTGCGGATGGCGATGACCAATCGAGCCGGTTTactggctctgatgctgcacCAGACCATCCAACACGACCCAATCACAACTGACCTGCGCTCTGCCAAGGACAGGTAG
- the cxxc1a gene encoding CXXC-type zinc finger protein 1a isoform X2, with protein METPSGPVYCICRRPDINCFMIGCDSCTEWFHGNCIGVSEKAAKAIRVWFCPSCRDRDPSLEVKYRPKKTKEKESEPEREDRSSTPQPRTDRRRGSQIKRSARMCGECDACLRTEDCAQCDFCKDMKKFGGPNKIRQKCRLRQCEVRARKMLRVKDEEISNSSNRGRSLTRKGAGHQTEEEEEEDEEEEAFSESELELYEQYKAAGYRDLVWRSEDEDAHLDSLRKKAVKVKHVKRREKKPEKKKSVSAPKEEVKPRRHKAKQRHRERVRHSERGGEGGVKEVGGTLRQCLGPGCVQPARANSKYCSEDCGMKLAANRIYEILPQRIQQWQQSPCVAEEMGRRQLERIRKEQQAARLRLTLMEKRFHELEGIIANAKQQQVQHHEEVTEGEGDDTDLQIFCVSCSHPVNPKVALRHMERCYAKYESQTSFGSMYPTRIEGATRLFCDVYNPQSKTYCKRLQVLCPEHSRDPKVPADEVCGCPLVKDVFEPTGEFCRVSKRKCNKHYCWEKLRRAEVDLERVRVWYKLDELFEQERNLRMAMTNRAGLLALMLHQTIQHDPITTDLRSAKDR; from the exons atggaaactCCCAGCGGTCCTGTGTACTGCATCTGCAGGAGACCAGACATCAACTGCTTCATGAT agggtGCGACAGCTGTACCGAGTGGTTTCATGGAAACTGCATTGGAGTTTCAGAAAAAGCAGCCAAAGCCATCAGAGTGTGGTTCTGTCCGTCCTGCAGAG ACAGAGACCCGTCTCTGGAGGTCAAATATCGTCCAAAGAAGACCAAGGAGAAGGAGTCGGAGccagagagggaggacaggagcTCCACCCCCCAACCGAGGACTGACAGGAGGCGGGGCTCACAG ATTAAGCGTTCGGCCAGGATGTGTGGCGAGTGCGACGCCTGCCTGAGGACGGAGGACTGCGCTCAGTGCGACTTCTGTAAAGACATGAAGAAGTTCGGAGGTCCAAATAAAATCCGCCAGAAGTGTCGACTGAGGCAGTGTGAGGTCCGAGCCCGG AAGATGCTTCGCGTCAAAGACGAGGAGATCAGTAACAGCAGCAATAGGGGGCGGAGCTTAACAAGGAAGGGGGCGGGGCatcagacagaggaggaggaggaggaggatgaagaagaggaggcgtTCAGTGAGAGCGAGCTGGAGCTTTATGAGCAATATAAAGCTGCGGGATACAGAGACCTG GTGTGGCGCAGCGAGGATGAGGACGCTCATTTGGACTCTCTGAGGAAGAAAGCCGTGAAGGTGAAGCACGTCAAGAGACGAGAGAAGAAGCCGGAGAAGAAG AAGTCCGTCTCCGCTCCTAAGGAGGAGGTGAAGCCTCGACGTCACAAAGCGAAGCAGCGTCACAGGGAGCGCGTGCGGCACAGCGAGCGAGGAGGAGAGGGCGGAGTTAAGGAGGTGGGCGGTACTCTGAGACAGTGTCTGGGACCAGGATGTGTCCAGCCGGCGAGGGCCAACTCCAAATACTGCTCCGAGGACTGTGGCATGAAGCTTGCAGCCAA TCGTATCTATGAGATCCTCCCTCAGAGGATccagcagtggcagcagagTCCGTGTGTTGCTGAGGAGATGGGGCGGAGACAGCTGGAGCGAATCAGAAAGGAGCAGCAGGCAGCGAGGCTCCGCCTAACGCTGATGGAGAAACGTTTCCACGAACTTGAAGGCATCATAGCCAAcgccaaacagcagcaggtccaACACCACGAAGAG GTGACTGAAGGTGAAGGTGATGACACAGACCTTCAGATcttctgtgtttcctgcagTCATCCTGTTAACCCGAAGGTGGCGCTGAGACACATGGAGAGATGCTACGCTAAG TACGAGAGTCAGACATCGTTTGGTTCCATGTACCCGACTCGTATCGAGGG ggCGACCCGGTTGTTCTGTGACGTGTACAACCCTCAGAGTAAGACGTACTGCAAGCGGCTGCAGGTTCTGTGTCCAGAACACTCCAGAGACCCGAAG GTCCCGGCAGACGAGGTGTGTGGTTGTCCTCTGGTTAAGGACGTGTTTGAGCCCACAGGAGAGTTTTGTCGAGTCTCAAAGAGGAAGTGTAACAAACACTACTGCTGGGAGAAACTTCGCCGCGCTGAGGTCGACCTGGAGAGAGTCCGAGTG tggtaCAAGCTGGACGAGCTGTTTGAACAGGAGAGGAATCTGCGGATGGCGATGACCAATCGAGCCGGTTTactggctctgatgctgcacCAGACCATCCAACACGACCCAATCACAACTGACCTGCGCTCTGCCAAGGACAGGTAG